In Penaeus monodon isolate SGIC_2016 chromosome 41, NSTDA_Pmon_1, whole genome shotgun sequence, a single genomic region encodes these proteins:
- the LOC119598741 gene encoding aurora kinase-like: MLTNKENGTMAGSSSSSSLRLPLQETSNVPKSTEALRKESTSSTGSTGEKSKRKWSLDDFEIGRPLGRGKFGNVYLAREKSSKYIIALKVLFKSQLQKANVEHQLRREIEIQAHLRHPNILRLYGYFHDDVRVYLILEYAPRGELYKEMQQQPHSHFDEKRSAKYIMQLANALKYCHTKKVIHRDIKPENLLLSLRGDLKIADFGWSVHAPSSRRTTLCGTLDYLPPEMVEGKAHDEKVDLWSLGVLCYEFLCGKPPFEAETNSGTYKRITSVDLRFPSHVSDGAKDLIVKLLRHNPRARLNLEGVLAHPWIQECTKDLPTPSGH, encoded by the exons ATGCTGACCAATAAGGAGAACGGGACGATggcaggcagcagcagcagcagttccTTGCGACTGCCCCTTCAGGAGACCTCCAACGTCCCCAAGAGCACGGAGGCCTTGCGGAAGGAGAGCACCAGCAGCACGGGCAGCACTGG GGAGAAAAGTAAGCGCAAGTGGTCCCTCGATGACTTTGAGATTGGCCGTCCTCTTGGGAGGGGGAAGTTCGGCAACGTTTACCTGGCGCGAGAGAAGTCAAGCAAGTACATCATTGCGCTCAAAGTGCTGTTCAAGTCACAACTGCAGAAGGCCAACGTGGAGCATCAGCTGAGGCGGGAGATTGAGATCCAAGCCCATCTCAG GCATCCTAATATCCTGCGACTCTACGGCTACTTCCACGACGATGTGCGAGTGTACCTCATCCTGGAGTACGCGCCTCGTGGAGAGCTGTACAAGGAGATGCAGCAGCAGCCTCACAGCCACTTTGATGAAAAGAGATCAGCCAAGTACATCATGCAGCTTGCAAATGCCCTCAA ATACTGCCACACCAAGAAAGTCATCCACAGAGACATCAAGCCAGAAAACTTGCTGTTGAGTCTCAGAGGTGACCTGAAAATTGCTGATTTTGGTTGGTCAGTTCATGCGCCATCTTCAAG aCGGACTACACTTTGTGGCACACTGGATTACCTCCCACCAGAGATGGTCGAAGGAAAGGCCCACGATGAGAAAGTGGACTTGTGGTCTTTGGGCGTTCTCTGTTATGAGTTCCTGTGTGGCAAACCTCCTTTTGAGGCAGAGACCAATTCCGGGACTTACAAACGCATCACCAGCGTAGATCTGCGGTTCCCGTCCCACGTCTCAGATGGAGCTAAGGACCTCATTGTTAAG CTACTCCGTCACAACCCTCGTGCTCGCTTGAACCTCGAGGGGGTACTGGCGCATCCCTGGATCCAAGAGTGTACCAAAGACCTGCCTACTCCCTCGGGTCACTGA